A genomic segment from Phragmites australis chromosome 6, lpPhrAust1.1, whole genome shotgun sequence encodes:
- the LOC133922351 gene encoding probable serine/threonine-protein kinase SIS8 isoform X2 — MDDLPGDEGRSQTHSSDPNRPSHLEDKFQSLSLTKHEKNLDPADSSFDCREADHSLQAAQTLWSTGSLSSPIPNGFYSIIPEKRFKEHFDTVPSPDDIYSLGIDGFKAEIILVDFERDKKLSALKQLCTALAKGLNSNPAAVIKKVAGLVSDFYKRPNPQLSPARTSSEELSHFMENRGVQLLGQIRHGSCRPRAMLFKVLADSVGIDCKLLVGIPNEESHGYDDSAKHMSVVVMLKSVEFLVDLMRFPGQLVPFSSKAVITSHISATGESDSADYDSCDSPLEPNSPLCAQRLEQDDSTRSFKVPSLRNIMLRSTNSMEGKMRCSSHSEPNVANALCGRSQRKVVNEHQRTASSSPEHPLYRACGRSMLGDRQYGDGVAVSRSDGASTSNTRRARRRSTNTSIAPEISDDIVRAVRAMNESMRQNRLSRNDGSPGHSNDSRKNEPVGDFKDNEVYTRRPNALEGLRIQINSQKAVSLPSSPHRSGILGSDLGGPADFTAADLISNWNKVLQSSPFLNKPLLPFEEWHIEFSEITVGSRVGIGFFGEVFRGTWNGTEVAIKVFLEQDLTTENMEDFCNEISILSRLRHPNVILFLGACMKPPHLSLVTEYMEMSSLYNLIHSTVQKPKLNWKRRLKMLRDICRGLMCMHRLKIVHRDLKSANCLVNRHWTVKICDFGLSRVMLDSAMNDNSSAGTPEWMAPELIRNEPFTEKCDIFSFGVIMWELCTLSKPWEGIPSVQVVYSVANGGARLEIPDGPLGSLIADCWAEPEKRPSCQEILTRLLDCEYTLC, encoded by the exons ATGGATGATCTGCCAGGGGATGAAGGACGTTCCCAGACACACTCTTCAGATCCAAATCGGCCCTCCCATTTGGAGGACAAGTTCCAATCCCTTTCCCTGACCAAACATGAAAAGAATTTGGATCCTGCAGATTCTTCCTTCGATTGTAGGGAAGCTGATCATTCATTGCAGGCTGCTCAGACATTGTGGTCTACTGGATCTCTATCAAGTCCAATACCCAATGGTTTTTATTCCATTATTCCG GAAAAGAGATTCAAGGAGCATTTTGACACTGTACCTTCTCCTGATGACATTTATTCCCTTGGAATAGATGGATTCAAGGCCGAGATTATACTTGTGGACTTCGAAAGAGATAAAAAGCTCTCTGCTTTAAAGCAGCTATGCACAGCGCTGGCAAAAGGGTTAAATTCAAATCCTGCTGCAGTGATAAAGAAGGTTGCAGGTTTG GTTTCTGACTTCTATAAGAGACCAAACCCGCAACTTAGTCCTGCAAGAACTTCCTCTGAAGAACTTTCTCATTTTATGGAAAACAGGGGAGTTCAATTACTGGGACAGATAAGACATGGGTCTTGCAGGCCCAGAGCAATGTTATTTAAAGTTCTTGCTGACTCTGTTGGTATAGACTGTAAACTGCTCGTG GGCATTCCAAATGAAGAATCTCATGGATACGATGATTCCGCCAAACATATGTCTGTTGTGGTCATGCTGAAGTCTGTGGAATTTCTAGTTGATCTGATGCGTTTTCCAGGACAACTAGTTCCATTTTCATCCAAAGCTGTCATCACATCCCATATATCTGCAACTGGAGAGAGTGATTCAGCTGACTACGATTCCTGTGATTCTCCTCTTGAACCTAACAGTCCTCTTTGTGCTCAACG GCTAGAGCAAGATGACAGCACGAGATCCTTCAAAGTCCCCTCTCTAAGAAACATCATGCTTAGATCAACAAATTCTATGGAGGGTAAAATGAGGTG TTCATCTCATAGTGAGCCGAATGTTGCCAATGCCTTGTGTGGTCGCAGCCAGAGGAAAGTTGTGAATGAACATCAAAGAACTGCAAGTTCAAG TCCAGAGCATCCACTGTACAGAGCTTGTGGGCGATCAATGCTGGGTGATAGACAATACGGTGATGGTGTAGCTGTATCAAG GTCAGATGGTGCATCAACGTCAAATACACGTAGAGCACGGAGAAGAAGTACAAATACAAGTATTGCCCCTGAAATTAGTGATGATATTGTGAG AGCAGTTCGAGCAATGAATGAAAGCATGAGACAAAATCGACTTTCAAGGAATGATGGCAGTCCTGGACACTCAAATGATTCACGGAAAAAT GAACCAGTAGGTGATTTCAAAGACAATGAAGTATATACAAGACGACCAAATGCACTGGAGGGTTTGAGAATACAAATTAATTCTCAAAAGGCAGTGTCATTACCTTCATCGCCCCATAGGTCAGGTATCCTTGGTTCGGACCTCGGAGGCCCAGCTGACTTTACAGCAGCAGATCTGATATCAAACTGGAATAAAGTCTTGCAGTCTTCACCATTTCTGAACAAGCCTTTATTGCCATTTGAGGAATGGCACATTGAGTTTTCAGAGATTACTGTTGGCAGTCGTGTGGGAATAG GGTTCTTCGGAGAAGTCTTCCGTGGCACCTGGAATGGAACGGAAGTAGCTATAAAAGTATTCCTGGAGCAAGATTTGACAACCGAGAATATGGAAGATTTCTGCAACGAGATCTCAATACTTAG CCGACTTCGACATCCCAATG TCATACTCTTCCTTGGTGCATGTATGAAGCCTCCTCACTTATCCCTAGTCACTGAGTACATGGAAATGAGTTCTTTGTACAATTTGATTCACTCAACTGTGCAGAAACCTAAGCTCAATTGGAAGAGGAGGTTAAAGATGCTCCGTGATATCTGTAG GGGTCTCATGTGCATGCATCGACTGAAGATAGTTCACCGTGATCTGAAGAGTGCAAATTGTCTTGTTAATAGGCACTGGACAGTCAAGATATGTGACTTTGGGCTCTCCCGAGTAATGTTGGATTCTGCAATGAATGACAACTCATCTGCAGGAACTCCAGAGTGGATGGCTCCTGAGCTCATTCGCAACGAGCCATTTACTGAGAAGTGTGATATCTTCAGCTTTGGGGTTATCATGTGGGAGCTTTGCACCCTGAGTAAACCTTGGGAAGGAATACCATCAGTTCAG GTCGTCTACTCTGTTGCGAATGGAGGGGCAAGGCTGGAAATACCAGATGGACCTCTTGGAAGCTTGATAGCGG ATTGCTGGGCAGAACCGGAGAAGCGTCCAAGCTGCCAGGAGATCCTGACCCGTCTGCTTGATTGCGAGTATACCTTATGCTGA
- the LOC133922351 gene encoding probable serine/threonine-protein kinase SIS8 isoform X1 — MDDLPGDEGRSQTHSSDPNRPSHLEDKFQSLSLTKHEKNLDPADSSFDCREADHSLQAAQTLWSTGSLSSPIPNGFYSIIPEKRFKEHFDTVPSPDDIYSLGIDGFKAEIILVDFERDKKLSALKQLCTALAKGLNSNPAAVIKKVAGLVSDFYKRPNPQLSPARTSSEELSHFMENRGVQLLGQIRHGSCRPRAMLFKVLADSVGIDCKLLVGIPNEESHGYDDSAKHMSVVVMLKSVEFLVDLMRFPGQLVPFSSKAVITSHISATGESDSADYDSCDSPLEPNSPLCAQRLEQDDSTRSFKVPSLRNIMLRSTNSMEGKMRCSSHSEPNVANALCGRSQRKVVNEHQRTASSSPEHPLYRACGRSMLGDRQYGDGVAVSRYLNGASTSNTRRARRRSTNTSIAPEISDDIVRAVRAMNESMRQNRLSRNDGSPGHSNDSRKNEPVGDFKDNEVYTRRPNALEGLRIQINSQKAVSLPSSPHRSGILGSDLGGPADFTAADLISNWNKVLQSSPFLNKPLLPFEEWHIEFSEITVGSRVGIGFFGEVFRGTWNGTEVAIKVFLEQDLTTENMEDFCNEISILSRLRHPNVILFLGACMKPPHLSLVTEYMEMSSLYNLIHSTVQKPKLNWKRRLKMLRDICRGLMCMHRLKIVHRDLKSANCLVNRHWTVKICDFGLSRVMLDSAMNDNSSAGTPEWMAPELIRNEPFTEKCDIFSFGVIMWELCTLSKPWEGIPSVQVVYSVANGGARLEIPDGPLGSLIADCWAEPEKRPSCQEILTRLLDCEYTLC; from the exons ATGGATGATCTGCCAGGGGATGAAGGACGTTCCCAGACACACTCTTCAGATCCAAATCGGCCCTCCCATTTGGAGGACAAGTTCCAATCCCTTTCCCTGACCAAACATGAAAAGAATTTGGATCCTGCAGATTCTTCCTTCGATTGTAGGGAAGCTGATCATTCATTGCAGGCTGCTCAGACATTGTGGTCTACTGGATCTCTATCAAGTCCAATACCCAATGGTTTTTATTCCATTATTCCG GAAAAGAGATTCAAGGAGCATTTTGACACTGTACCTTCTCCTGATGACATTTATTCCCTTGGAATAGATGGATTCAAGGCCGAGATTATACTTGTGGACTTCGAAAGAGATAAAAAGCTCTCTGCTTTAAAGCAGCTATGCACAGCGCTGGCAAAAGGGTTAAATTCAAATCCTGCTGCAGTGATAAAGAAGGTTGCAGGTTTG GTTTCTGACTTCTATAAGAGACCAAACCCGCAACTTAGTCCTGCAAGAACTTCCTCTGAAGAACTTTCTCATTTTATGGAAAACAGGGGAGTTCAATTACTGGGACAGATAAGACATGGGTCTTGCAGGCCCAGAGCAATGTTATTTAAAGTTCTTGCTGACTCTGTTGGTATAGACTGTAAACTGCTCGTG GGCATTCCAAATGAAGAATCTCATGGATACGATGATTCCGCCAAACATATGTCTGTTGTGGTCATGCTGAAGTCTGTGGAATTTCTAGTTGATCTGATGCGTTTTCCAGGACAACTAGTTCCATTTTCATCCAAAGCTGTCATCACATCCCATATATCTGCAACTGGAGAGAGTGATTCAGCTGACTACGATTCCTGTGATTCTCCTCTTGAACCTAACAGTCCTCTTTGTGCTCAACG GCTAGAGCAAGATGACAGCACGAGATCCTTCAAAGTCCCCTCTCTAAGAAACATCATGCTTAGATCAACAAATTCTATGGAGGGTAAAATGAGGTG TTCATCTCATAGTGAGCCGAATGTTGCCAATGCCTTGTGTGGTCGCAGCCAGAGGAAAGTTGTGAATGAACATCAAAGAACTGCAAGTTCAAG TCCAGAGCATCCACTGTACAGAGCTTGTGGGCGATCAATGCTGGGTGATAGACAATACGGTGATGGTGTAGCTGTATCAAGGTACCTCA ATGGTGCATCAACGTCAAATACACGTAGAGCACGGAGAAGAAGTACAAATACAAGTATTGCCCCTGAAATTAGTGATGATATTGTGAG AGCAGTTCGAGCAATGAATGAAAGCATGAGACAAAATCGACTTTCAAGGAATGATGGCAGTCCTGGACACTCAAATGATTCACGGAAAAAT GAACCAGTAGGTGATTTCAAAGACAATGAAGTATATACAAGACGACCAAATGCACTGGAGGGTTTGAGAATACAAATTAATTCTCAAAAGGCAGTGTCATTACCTTCATCGCCCCATAGGTCAGGTATCCTTGGTTCGGACCTCGGAGGCCCAGCTGACTTTACAGCAGCAGATCTGATATCAAACTGGAATAAAGTCTTGCAGTCTTCACCATTTCTGAACAAGCCTTTATTGCCATTTGAGGAATGGCACATTGAGTTTTCAGAGATTACTGTTGGCAGTCGTGTGGGAATAG GGTTCTTCGGAGAAGTCTTCCGTGGCACCTGGAATGGAACGGAAGTAGCTATAAAAGTATTCCTGGAGCAAGATTTGACAACCGAGAATATGGAAGATTTCTGCAACGAGATCTCAATACTTAG CCGACTTCGACATCCCAATG TCATACTCTTCCTTGGTGCATGTATGAAGCCTCCTCACTTATCCCTAGTCACTGAGTACATGGAAATGAGTTCTTTGTACAATTTGATTCACTCAACTGTGCAGAAACCTAAGCTCAATTGGAAGAGGAGGTTAAAGATGCTCCGTGATATCTGTAG GGGTCTCATGTGCATGCATCGACTGAAGATAGTTCACCGTGATCTGAAGAGTGCAAATTGTCTTGTTAATAGGCACTGGACAGTCAAGATATGTGACTTTGGGCTCTCCCGAGTAATGTTGGATTCTGCAATGAATGACAACTCATCTGCAGGAACTCCAGAGTGGATGGCTCCTGAGCTCATTCGCAACGAGCCATTTACTGAGAAGTGTGATATCTTCAGCTTTGGGGTTATCATGTGGGAGCTTTGCACCCTGAGTAAACCTTGGGAAGGAATACCATCAGTTCAG GTCGTCTACTCTGTTGCGAATGGAGGGGCAAGGCTGGAAATACCAGATGGACCTCTTGGAAGCTTGATAGCGG ATTGCTGGGCAGAACCGGAGAAGCGTCCAAGCTGCCAGGAGATCCTGACCCGTCTGCTTGATTGCGAGTATACCTTATGCTGA
- the LOC133922353 gene encoding two-component response regulator ORR22-like, with product MIGFMADQWRDRYRVVARAGQVMREVKDKEVALVEVLEDDEGRSMDDKGFDLNESVDAESEEGEVGDYDDEEGDGDDDDGGSTTDVAGSRSSSNNSSTNNNLEGKKGGANGESKSEGSGGEQRVSMVRQYNRSKLPRLRWTPDLHMSFVHAVERLGGQERATPKLVLQMMNVRGLSIAHVKSHLQMYRGKKLDQDGRPRGAISSAYSQSPLDFHFMRGDRRFHDMSFLHRAAALSSSRPAEHSGFFMSRNGSGQEVRRLYGPFQHQLAPAQTFDCRSSSFRNHDWASNQRQVTISMKDATPLTGPQPHPLASSAALRTERRWWPFTDAGAPVAVGEHRVETGWDVNFRNSIGSSSRPAWAMSPAVSSDHRLPFRWRPGGGSNVGVHPSSSALITTRSSDPVVIEEALDAQQLDQRKKHVDPRASSTPTDDACRKRPPPEPHGSTAPYLKLTLSPTTAVDAKKRKTTAPSEQEIMNSSELSISLSLSPPAAASMHQQQRQEKTRTGSSNSSSGEAVLGQSTLDLTMSIRALE from the exons ATGATCGGATTCATGGCAGATCAGTGGAGAGACCGATACAGGGTGGTAGCTAGAGCAGGGCAAGTGATGAGAGAGGTGAAGGATAAGGAAGTAGCACTTGTTGAGGTTCTTGAGGATGATGAGGGGAGATCCATGGATGACAAGGGTTTTGACCTCAACGAGAGTGTTGATGCCGAGAGCGAGGAAGGGGAAGTCGGCGATTATGATGATGAGGAAGGTGATGGCGATGACGATGACGGCGGTAGCACCACCGATGTTGCTGGGAGTAGGAGCTCGAGCAACAACAGCAGCACCAATAATAATTTGGAGGGCAAGAAGGGCGGTGCGAACGGTGAAAGCAAGTCGGAGGGGAGCGGCGGCGAGCAGAGGGTGTCTATGGTGCGGCAGTACAACCGGTCGAAGCTACCTCGGCTCCGGTGGACGCCTGACCTCCACATGTCCTTCGTCCACGCCGTCGAAAGGCTTGGTGGGCAAGAGA GAGCAACCCCGAAGCTGGTGCTTCAGATGATGAACGTTAGGGGGCTCAGCATTGCTCATGTGAAAAGCCACTTGCAG ATGTACAGAGGCAAGAAGCTCGACCAGGATGGTCGCCCGAGGGGAGCAATTTCCTCAG CGTATTCCCAATCCCCACTGGACTTCCATTTCATGAGAGGCGATCGGCGTTTCCACGACATGTCGTTCCTGCACAGAGCCGCCGCGCTCTCCTCCTCCAGGCCGGCGGAGCACAGCGGTTTCTTCATGTCGAGGAACGGCAGCGGCCAGGAGGTCAGACGCCTTTACGGGCCTTTCCAGCACCAGCTGGCTCCGGCGCAAACTTTCGACTGCAGAAGCTCCAGTTTCag GAATCATGATTGGGCGTCGAACCAGAGACAGGTGACGATCTCCATGAAGGACGCCACGCCCCTGACCGGGCCGCAGCCACACCCTCTTGCATCTTCCGCGGCACTGAGGACCGAGAGGCGCTGGTGGCCTTTCACCGACGCGGGCGCGCCCGTCGCCGTCGGAGAGCACAGGGTAGAGACGGGATGGGATGTAAACTTCCGCAATTCCATCGGGAGCAGCTCTCGGCCGGCCTGGGCCATGTCGCCGGCCGTGTCCAGCGATCACCGTCTTCCGTTCAGATGGCGGCCGGGAGGCGGCAGCAACGTCGGCGTCCACCCCAGCAGCAGCGCCCTGATCACAACAAGATCGTCGGATCCCGTCGTGATCGAAGAAGCCCTAGATGCCCAGCAGCTCGATCAG AGGAAAAAGCACGTAGATCCAAGGGCTTCCTCCACGCCGACCGACGATGCGTGCCGCAAGCGGCCGCCGCCGGAACCACATGGCTCGACGGCGCCGTACTTGAAGCTCACCTTGTCCCCCACCACGGCGGTGGATGCCAAGAAGAGAAAGACCACTGCACCAAGCGAGCAGGAGATCATGAACAGCAGCGAGCTCTCGAtctcgctctcgctctcgcCACCTGCTGCAGCTTCCATGCATCAGCAGCAGCGGCAAGAAAAGACAAGAACAGgaagcagcaacagcagcagcggTGAAGCCGTTCTGGGGCAGAGTACTTTGGATCTGACCATGTCGATCAGGGCATTGGAGTGA
- the LOC133922351 gene encoding serine/threonine-protein kinase EDR1-like isoform X3 — MDDLPGDEGRSQTHSSDPNRPSHLEDKFQSLSLTKHEKNLDPADSSFDCREADHSLQAAQTLWSTGSLSSPIPNGFYSIIPEKRFKEHFDTVPSPDDIYSLGIDGFKAEIILVDFERDKKLSALKQLCTALAKGLNSNPAAVIKKVAGLVSDFYKRPNPQLSPARTSSEELSHFMENRGVQLLGQIRHGSCRPRAMLFKVLADSVGIDCKLLVGIPNEESHGYDDSAKHMSVVVMLKSVEFLVDLMRFPGQLVPFSSKAVITSHISATGESDSADYDSCDSPLEPNSPLCAQRLEQDDSTRSFKVPSLRNIMLRSTNSMEGKMSSSHSEPNVANALCGRSQRKVVNEHQRTASSSPEHPLYRACGRSMLGDRQYGDGVAVSRYLNGASTSNTRRARRRSTNTSIAPEISDDIVRAVRAMNESMRQNRLSRNDGSPGHSNDSRKNEPVGDFKDNEVYTRRPNALEGLRIQINSQKAVSLPSSPHRSGILGSDLGGPADFTAADLISNWNKVLQSSPFLNKPLLPFEEWHIEFSEITVGSRVGIGFFGEVFRGTWNGTEVAIKVFLEQDLTTENMEDFCNEISILSRLRHPNVILFLGACMKPPHLSLVTEYMEMSSLYNLIHSTVQKPKLNWKRRLKMLRDICRGLMCMHRLKIVHRDLKSANCLVNRHWTVKICDFGLSRVMLDSAMNDNSSAGTPEWMAPELIRNEPFTEKCDIFSFGVIMWELCTLSKPWEGIPSVQVVYSVANGGARLEIPDGPLGSLIADCWAEPEKRPSCQEILTRLLDCEYTLC, encoded by the exons ATGGATGATCTGCCAGGGGATGAAGGACGTTCCCAGACACACTCTTCAGATCCAAATCGGCCCTCCCATTTGGAGGACAAGTTCCAATCCCTTTCCCTGACCAAACATGAAAAGAATTTGGATCCTGCAGATTCTTCCTTCGATTGTAGGGAAGCTGATCATTCATTGCAGGCTGCTCAGACATTGTGGTCTACTGGATCTCTATCAAGTCCAATACCCAATGGTTTTTATTCCATTATTCCG GAAAAGAGATTCAAGGAGCATTTTGACACTGTACCTTCTCCTGATGACATTTATTCCCTTGGAATAGATGGATTCAAGGCCGAGATTATACTTGTGGACTTCGAAAGAGATAAAAAGCTCTCTGCTTTAAAGCAGCTATGCACAGCGCTGGCAAAAGGGTTAAATTCAAATCCTGCTGCAGTGATAAAGAAGGTTGCAGGTTTG GTTTCTGACTTCTATAAGAGACCAAACCCGCAACTTAGTCCTGCAAGAACTTCCTCTGAAGAACTTTCTCATTTTATGGAAAACAGGGGAGTTCAATTACTGGGACAGATAAGACATGGGTCTTGCAGGCCCAGAGCAATGTTATTTAAAGTTCTTGCTGACTCTGTTGGTATAGACTGTAAACTGCTCGTG GGCATTCCAAATGAAGAATCTCATGGATACGATGATTCCGCCAAACATATGTCTGTTGTGGTCATGCTGAAGTCTGTGGAATTTCTAGTTGATCTGATGCGTTTTCCAGGACAACTAGTTCCATTTTCATCCAAAGCTGTCATCACATCCCATATATCTGCAACTGGAGAGAGTGATTCAGCTGACTACGATTCCTGTGATTCTCCTCTTGAACCTAACAGTCCTCTTTGTGCTCAACG GCTAGAGCAAGATGACAGCACGAGATCCTTCAAAGTCCCCTCTCTAAGAAACATCATGCTTAGATCAACAAATTCTATGGAGGGTAAAATGAG TTCATCTCATAGTGAGCCGAATGTTGCCAATGCCTTGTGTGGTCGCAGCCAGAGGAAAGTTGTGAATGAACATCAAAGAACTGCAAGTTCAAG TCCAGAGCATCCACTGTACAGAGCTTGTGGGCGATCAATGCTGGGTGATAGACAATACGGTGATGGTGTAGCTGTATCAAGGTACCTCA ATGGTGCATCAACGTCAAATACACGTAGAGCACGGAGAAGAAGTACAAATACAAGTATTGCCCCTGAAATTAGTGATGATATTGTGAG AGCAGTTCGAGCAATGAATGAAAGCATGAGACAAAATCGACTTTCAAGGAATGATGGCAGTCCTGGACACTCAAATGATTCACGGAAAAAT GAACCAGTAGGTGATTTCAAAGACAATGAAGTATATACAAGACGACCAAATGCACTGGAGGGTTTGAGAATACAAATTAATTCTCAAAAGGCAGTGTCATTACCTTCATCGCCCCATAGGTCAGGTATCCTTGGTTCGGACCTCGGAGGCCCAGCTGACTTTACAGCAGCAGATCTGATATCAAACTGGAATAAAGTCTTGCAGTCTTCACCATTTCTGAACAAGCCTTTATTGCCATTTGAGGAATGGCACATTGAGTTTTCAGAGATTACTGTTGGCAGTCGTGTGGGAATAG GGTTCTTCGGAGAAGTCTTCCGTGGCACCTGGAATGGAACGGAAGTAGCTATAAAAGTATTCCTGGAGCAAGATTTGACAACCGAGAATATGGAAGATTTCTGCAACGAGATCTCAATACTTAG CCGACTTCGACATCCCAATG TCATACTCTTCCTTGGTGCATGTATGAAGCCTCCTCACTTATCCCTAGTCACTGAGTACATGGAAATGAGTTCTTTGTACAATTTGATTCACTCAACTGTGCAGAAACCTAAGCTCAATTGGAAGAGGAGGTTAAAGATGCTCCGTGATATCTGTAG GGGTCTCATGTGCATGCATCGACTGAAGATAGTTCACCGTGATCTGAAGAGTGCAAATTGTCTTGTTAATAGGCACTGGACAGTCAAGATATGTGACTTTGGGCTCTCCCGAGTAATGTTGGATTCTGCAATGAATGACAACTCATCTGCAGGAACTCCAGAGTGGATGGCTCCTGAGCTCATTCGCAACGAGCCATTTACTGAGAAGTGTGATATCTTCAGCTTTGGGGTTATCATGTGGGAGCTTTGCACCCTGAGTAAACCTTGGGAAGGAATACCATCAGTTCAG GTCGTCTACTCTGTTGCGAATGGAGGGGCAAGGCTGGAAATACCAGATGGACCTCTTGGAAGCTTGATAGCGG ATTGCTGGGCAGAACCGGAGAAGCGTCCAAGCTGCCAGGAGATCCTGACCCGTCTGCTTGATTGCGAGTATACCTTATGCTGA